The Coffea eugenioides isolate CCC68of chromosome 8, Ceug_1.0, whole genome shotgun sequence genome has a segment encoding these proteins:
- the LOC113780347 gene encoding uncharacterized protein LOC113780347 encodes MAAVGAQPPGEGGQPPGSPGFRAKSFSDLFSSPSQPGLLVEAAVSTHRGEPAISFPRDAIEAAAQPFQFALVGKFSRTRPAMADIRKFFLTLDLKGFYSIGLLDGRHVLIRLHNEADFLPVWTRNVWYIHGGAMRVFKWSTSFHVDKESSLVPVWFNLPKLPVHLFDKKCLFQIVSCLGRPLFIDGATAGLSRPSVARVCVEIDLLKILPSHVWIQLGEDHGFWQSLNPESVPKYCNHCFRQGNSQSECHVKNPELRPARGEKKVLDEGMGQSPCAGELRVELCGTGPEKISVQAGVAPGPLEPAGKEEPTGQPAVASSGEAALADGSEDQRREMGEKL; translated from the coding sequence ATGGCAGCAGTGGGCGCCCAACCTCCCGGCGAGGGAGGGCAGCCGCCTGGCTCTCCTGGCTTCCGGGCGAAGTCTTTCTCTGACTTGTTCTCATCTCCTTCCCAGCCTGGCTTGCTCGTTGAAGCAGCGGTCTCTACTCACCGTGGGGAACCAGCGATTTCCTTTCCACGCGATGCCATTGAAGCTGCTGCCCAGCCGTTCCAGTTTGCTCTAGTGGGAAAGTTTTCTCGCACCAGACCTGCGATGGCAGATATTAGAAAATTCTTTTTGACACTTGACTTGAAAGGTTTTTATTCCATTGGCCTGCTGGATGGTCGGCATGTTCTGATTAGACTCCATAATGAGGCAGATTTTTTGCCCGTTTGGACGAGGAATGTTTGGTATATCCACGGCGGTGCGATGCGTGTGTTCAAATGGTCTACTTCCTTCCATGTAGACAAGGAATCCTCATTGGTTCCAGTCTGGTTTAACCTCCCTAAACTTCCAGTCCACTTATTCGATAAGAAGTGTTTGTTTCAGATTGTGTCTTGCCTGGGGCGCCCTCTCTTCATCGACGGCGCGACCGCTGGTCTTTCTAGACCGAGTGTTGCTAGGGTGTGCGTTGAAATAGATTTACTGAAGATACTGCCTTCTCATGTCTGGATTCAATTAGGTGAAGATCATGGGTTTTGGCAGTCGCTCAACCCAGAATCGGTGCCGAAATATTGTAACCACTGCTTTCGTCAAGGCAATAGCCAGTCCGAATGCCATGTAAAAAACCCAGAACTGCGGCCAGCTCGTGGGGAGAAGAAAGTGTTGGATGAGGGGATGGGGCAATCGCCTTGCGCAGGTGAGTTGCGAGTGGAGCTTTGCGGGACTGGACCAGAGAAAATTTCTGTTCAAGCGGGGGTTGCTCCAGGCCCCTTGGAACCAGCGGGGAAGGAGGAACCGACTGGGCAGCCTGCTGTGGCGAGCTCTGGGGAGGCCGCACTGGCTGATGGAAGTGAGGATCAGCGACGGGAGATGGGGGAGAAGTTGTAG